Proteins from a single region of Oryza brachyantha chromosome 6, ObraRS2, whole genome shotgun sequence:
- the LOC102713191 gene encoding protein NRT1/ PTR FAMILY 8.3-like isoform X2: MASSEQQEHAVALLQPKVGEAYTTDGSLDIDGNPALKHRTGGWRACRFIIGTEFCYCLAYYGIMYNLVTYLTTVLHQSNVAAAKNVSTWQATCFLTPLAGAVVADSYWGRYRTMVVGCCVGVAGMLMAALSALLPLLMEEISTPVQEFILFLGLYMLAFGVGGLRPCLMSFGADQFDAGDPSERMSKGSFFNWYMFTLNCGSVISTSGMVWVQDHYGWALGLAIPAMVLSVGLSCLVAASRAYRFQRNRGSPLTRVCQVVVAAVCKFNVALPADMALLYELPEDASVMKGVQRIEHTSDLRFFDKAAVVTASDEEAAGTAPCNPWRLCVVTQVEELKILVRMLPLWACIAFFYTGTAQVNSTFVEQGMAMNTHVVSLRVPPASLVTFQMLTTITLIPLYDRAFVPAARRLTGREKGISELLRIGAGLAMVALAMAAAAMVETKRARAAQAGMEPTSILWQAPQFVLVGVGELLTTIGQLDFFYSQAPPAMKTVCTALGLLAVAAGDYLSSLVVTAVSWATTTGGRPGWIPDDLNEGHLDRFFWMMAGLGCLNLVAFASCVMSGMLGTI, translated from the exons GTAGGAGAAGCATACACCACGGATGGGTCTCTTGACATCGACGGCAACCCGGCGCTGAAGCATCGCACCGGTGGATGGAGGGCATGCCGGTTCATTATTG GCACCGAGTTCTGCTACTGCTTGGCCTACTATGGCATCATGTACAACCTCGTCACCTACCTCACCACCGTGCTGCACCAGAGCAATGTCGCCGCGGCCAAGAACGTGTCCACGTGGCAGGCCACCTGCTTCCTCACGCCGCTGGCCGGAGCCGTCGTGGCGGACTCCTACTGGGGAAGGTACCGGACCATGGTCGTCGGCTGCTGCGTCGGCGTCGCT GGCATGCTCATGGCGGCTCTCTCGGCGCTTCTGCCGCTCCTGATGGAGGAGATATCTACTCCAGTTCAAGAGTTCATCTTGTTTCTTGGCCTGTACATGCTTGCCTTCGGGGTGGGTGGGCTCCGGCCGTGCCTGATGTCCTTCGGCGCCGACCAGTtcgacgccggcgacccgTCGGAGCGCATGAGCAAGGGCTCCTTCTTCAACTGGTACATGTTCACCCTGAACTGCGGGTCCGTGATCTCCACCTCCGGCATGGTGTGGGTGCAGGACCACTACGGGTGGGCACTGGGCTTGGCGATTCCGGCGATGGTCCTCTCCGTCGGGCTCTCTTGCCTGGTCGCCGCGTCGCGGGCGTACAGGTTTCAGAGAAACCGTGGTAGCCCGCTCACCAGAGTCTGccaggtcgtcgtcgccgccgtctgcaaGTTCAACGTCGCGCTGCCGGCCGACATGGCCCTTCTCTACGAGCTACCGGAGGACGCCTCCGTCATGAAAGGAGTTCAGAGGATCGAGCACACCTCCGATCTCCG GTTCTTCGACAAGGCCGCCGTCGTGACGGCGTCTGatgaggaggcggcgggcaCTGCGCCGTGCAATCCATGGAGGCTTTGCGTCGTGACGCAGGTGGAAGAGCTCAAGATTCTCGTCCGGATGCTGCCCCTGTGGGCGTGCATTGCCTTCTTCTACACCGGGACGGCGCAGGTCAATTCGACGTTCGTCGAGCAGGGCATGGCGATGAACACCCACGTCGTCTCCCTCCGAGTCCCGCCGGCCTCGCTGGTCACCTTCCAAATGCTCACCACCATCACGCTGATCCCTCTCTACGACCGCGCGTTCGTGCCGGCTGCCAGGAGGCTCACCGGGAGGGAGAAAGGCATCTCAGAGCTACTGAGGATCGGCGCAGGCCTCGCCATGGTCGcgctcgccatggccgccgcggcgatggTCGAGACGAAGCGCGCCCGTGCGGCGCAGGCGGGGATGGAGCCCACCAGCATCCTCTGGCAGGCACCGCAGTTCGTGCTCGTGGGCGTCGGCGAGCTGCTCACCACCATCGGGCAGCTGGACTTCTTCTACAGCCAGGCGCCGCCCGCCATGAAGACGGTGTGCACGGCGCTCgggctcctcgccgtcgcggcgggcGACTACCTGAGCTCCCTCGTCGTGACGGCCGTGTcgtgggcgacgacgacaggcGGCCGTCCAGGGTGGATCCCCGACGACCTCAACGAGGGGCACCTTGATCGCTTCTTCTGGATGATGGCTGGCCTCGGTTGTCTGAATCTTGTGGCGTTTGCGAGCTGCGTCATGAG TGGCATGCTGGGCACAATATGA
- the LOC102713191 gene encoding protein NRT1/ PTR FAMILY 8.3-like isoform X1: MASSEQQEHAVALLQPKVGEAYTTDGSLDIDGNPALKHRTGGWRACRFIIGTEFCYCLAYYGIMYNLVTYLTTVLHQSNVAAAKNVSTWQATCFLTPLAGAVVADSYWGRYRTMVVGCCVGVAGMLMAALSALLPLLMEEISTPVQEFILFLGLYMLAFGVGGLRPCLMSFGADQFDAGDPSERMSKGSFFNWYMFTLNCGSVISTSGMVWVQDHYGWALGLAIPAMVLSVGLSCLVAASRAYRFQRNRGSPLTRVCQVVVAAVCKFNVALPADMALLYELPEDASVMKGVQRIEHTSDLRFFDKAAVVTASDEEAAGTAPCNPWRLCVVTQVEELKILVRMLPLWACIAFFYTGTAQVNSTFVEQGMAMNTHVVSLRVPPASLVTFQMLTTITLIPLYDRAFVPAARRLTGREKGISELLRIGAGLAMVALAMAAAAMVETKRARAAQAGMEPTSILWQAPQFVLVGVGELLTTIGQLDFFYSQAPPAMKTVCTALGLLAVAAGDYLSSLVVTAVSWATTTGGRPGWIPDDLNEGHLDRFFWMMAGLGCLNLVAFASCVMRYKSRKDC, from the exons GTAGGAGAAGCATACACCACGGATGGGTCTCTTGACATCGACGGCAACCCGGCGCTGAAGCATCGCACCGGTGGATGGAGGGCATGCCGGTTCATTATTG GCACCGAGTTCTGCTACTGCTTGGCCTACTATGGCATCATGTACAACCTCGTCACCTACCTCACCACCGTGCTGCACCAGAGCAATGTCGCCGCGGCCAAGAACGTGTCCACGTGGCAGGCCACCTGCTTCCTCACGCCGCTGGCCGGAGCCGTCGTGGCGGACTCCTACTGGGGAAGGTACCGGACCATGGTCGTCGGCTGCTGCGTCGGCGTCGCT GGCATGCTCATGGCGGCTCTCTCGGCGCTTCTGCCGCTCCTGATGGAGGAGATATCTACTCCAGTTCAAGAGTTCATCTTGTTTCTTGGCCTGTACATGCTTGCCTTCGGGGTGGGTGGGCTCCGGCCGTGCCTGATGTCCTTCGGCGCCGACCAGTtcgacgccggcgacccgTCGGAGCGCATGAGCAAGGGCTCCTTCTTCAACTGGTACATGTTCACCCTGAACTGCGGGTCCGTGATCTCCACCTCCGGCATGGTGTGGGTGCAGGACCACTACGGGTGGGCACTGGGCTTGGCGATTCCGGCGATGGTCCTCTCCGTCGGGCTCTCTTGCCTGGTCGCCGCGTCGCGGGCGTACAGGTTTCAGAGAAACCGTGGTAGCCCGCTCACCAGAGTCTGccaggtcgtcgtcgccgccgtctgcaaGTTCAACGTCGCGCTGCCGGCCGACATGGCCCTTCTCTACGAGCTACCGGAGGACGCCTCCGTCATGAAAGGAGTTCAGAGGATCGAGCACACCTCCGATCTCCG GTTCTTCGACAAGGCCGCCGTCGTGACGGCGTCTGatgaggaggcggcgggcaCTGCGCCGTGCAATCCATGGAGGCTTTGCGTCGTGACGCAGGTGGAAGAGCTCAAGATTCTCGTCCGGATGCTGCCCCTGTGGGCGTGCATTGCCTTCTTCTACACCGGGACGGCGCAGGTCAATTCGACGTTCGTCGAGCAGGGCATGGCGATGAACACCCACGTCGTCTCCCTCCGAGTCCCGCCGGCCTCGCTGGTCACCTTCCAAATGCTCACCACCATCACGCTGATCCCTCTCTACGACCGCGCGTTCGTGCCGGCTGCCAGGAGGCTCACCGGGAGGGAGAAAGGCATCTCAGAGCTACTGAGGATCGGCGCAGGCCTCGCCATGGTCGcgctcgccatggccgccgcggcgatggTCGAGACGAAGCGCGCCCGTGCGGCGCAGGCGGGGATGGAGCCCACCAGCATCCTCTGGCAGGCACCGCAGTTCGTGCTCGTGGGCGTCGGCGAGCTGCTCACCACCATCGGGCAGCTGGACTTCTTCTACAGCCAGGCGCCGCCCGCCATGAAGACGGTGTGCACGGCGCTCgggctcctcgccgtcgcggcgggcGACTACCTGAGCTCCCTCGTCGTGACGGCCGTGTcgtgggcgacgacgacaggcGGCCGTCCAGGGTGGATCCCCGACGACCTCAACGAGGGGCACCTTGATCGCTTCTTCTGGATGATGGCTGGCCTCGGTTGTCTGAATCTTGTGGCGTTTGCGAGCTGCGTCATGAGGTACAAATCAAGGAAGGACTGTTGA
- the LOC102713470 gene encoding protein NRT1/ PTR FAMILY 8.3-like: protein MASTEQQEHAAALLQPEVEEAYTTDGSLGIDGKPALKHLTGGWRACRPILGTEFCYCLAYYGITFNLVTYLTTELRQSNVAAANNVSTWQATCFLTPLVGAVVADSYWGRYRTMVVSCCIGVAGMLMAALSALLPLLINDTSSRASAQEIILFLGLYMISFGVGGLRPCLMSFGADQFDDGDPPERMSKSSFFNWYIFTMNCASVISTTGMVWVQDHYGWALGLGIPAMVLAVGLFCLVAASRAYRFQTTHGSPLTRVCQVVVAAVCKFNVKPPADVTLLYELPEDACSKMGVQRIEHTADLRFFDKAAVVTASDEEAAGAAPRNPWRLCIVTQVEELKILVRMLPLWACVAFYYTATGQANSTFVEQGMAMDTRVGPFHIPPASLATFQIITTIVLIPLYDRAFVPAARRLTGREKGISDLLRIGGGLAMAVLAMAAAALVETMRIHAAHAGMEPASMLWQAPQYVLVGVGELLATVGQLDFFYSQAPPAMKTVCTAFAFLSIAAGEYLSSLVVAAVSWVTARGGRPGWIPDDLDEGHLDRFFWMMAGLGCVTLAVFAGCAMRYKSRKAC from the exons ATGGCCTCAACGGAGCAGCAAGAACACGCAGCAGCTCTGCTACAACCCGAG GTAGAAGAAGCATACACCACGGATGGGTCTCTTGGCATCGACGGCAAGCCGGCGCTGAAGCATCTCACTGGTGGATGGAGGGCATGCCGCCCGATTCTTG GCACTGAGTTCTGCTACTGCCTGGCCTACTACGGCATCACGTTCAACCTCGTCACCTACCTCACCACCGAGCTGCGCCAGAgcaacgtcgccgccgccaataaCGTGTCCACGTGGCAGGCCACCTGCTTCCTCACGCCGCTGGTCGGAGCCGTCGTGGCGGACTCCTACTGGGGAAGGTACCGTACAATGGTGGTCAGCTGCTGCATCGGCGTCGCT GGCATGCTCATGGCGGCTCTATCAGCGCTCCTGCCGCTGCTGATCAACGACACATCGTCCAGGGCTTCAGCGCAAGAAATCATCTTGTTCCTTGGCCTGTACATGATCTCTTTCGGGGTGGGTGGGCTCCGGCCGTGCCTGATGTCCTTCGGCGCCGACCAgttcgacgacggcgacccgCCGGAGCGCATGAGCAAGAGCTCCTTCTTCAACTGGTACATATTCACCATGAACTGCGCGTCCGTGATATCCACCACCGGCATGGTGTGGGTGCAAGACCACTACGGGTGGGCGCTGGGCTTGGGGATTCCGGCGAtggtcctcgccgtcggcctctTCTGCCTTGTCGCCGCCTCGCGGGCGTACAGGTTTCAGACAACCCACGGTAGCCCGCTCACCAGAGTCTGCCAagttgtcgtcgccgccgtctgcaaGTTCAACGTCAAGCCGCCGGCCGACGTGACCCTTCTCTACGAGCTACCGGAGGACGCCTGCTCCAAGATGGGAGTTCAGAGGATCGAGCACACCGCCGATCTCCG ATTCTTCGACAAGGCCGCCGTCGTGACGGCTTCGGAtgaggaggcggcgggtgCTGCGCCGCGCAATCCATGGAGGCTTTGCATCGTGACGCAGGTGGAGGAGCTCAAGATTCTCGTCAGGATGCTGCCCCTGTGGGCGTGCGTTGCCTTCTACTACACCGCGACGGGGCAGGCCAATTCGACGTTCGTCGAGCAGGGCATGGCGATGGACACTCGCGTCGGCCCCTTCCACAtcccgccggcctccctgGCCACCTTCCAAATTATCACCACGATCGTGCTGATCCCTCTGTACGACCGCGCGTtcgtgccggcggcgaggaggctcACCGGGAGGGAGAAGGGCATCTCCGACCTGCTGAggatcggcggcggcctcgccatggccgtgctcgccatggccgcggcggcgctggtcgAGACCATGCGCATCCACGCGGCGCACGCCGGGATGGAGCCGGCAAGCATGCTGTGGCAGGCGCCGCAATACGTGCTGGTGGGCGTCGGCGAGCTGCTCGCCACCGTCGGGCAGCTGGACTTCTTCTACAGCCAGGCGCCGCCCGCCATGAAGACGGTGTGCACGGCGTTCGCGTTCCTCTCCATCGCGGCGGGGGAGTACCTGAGCTCGCTCGTCGTGGCGGCCGTGTCGTGggtgacggcgcgcggcggccggccggggtGGATCCCCGACGACCTCGACGAGGGGCATCTTGATCGCTTCTTCTGGATGATGGCCGGGCTCGGTTGCGTGACCCTTGCGGTGTTCGCGGGCTGCGCCATGAGGTACAAATCGAGGAAGGCCTGCTGA
- the LOC102713746 gene encoding beta-1,2-xylosyltransferase XYXT1 codes for MKAAARSKKSRGSFCHPPLLLLIVAIQFLVIYSPTLDQYMVMLTTGKPGFPSMLIEGRRGFKQVDEFIPEPHLRCDFSDNRSDVCEMDGAIRILGRTSEVFLVAPSLASVLAGGGGVNATGVDANATSWKIQPYTRKGENRVMPGITEVTVRLVTAEEAPPCDEWHDVPAVVYSNGGYCGNYYHDFNDNIIPLFITSRHLAGEVQLLVTQKQRWWFGKYREIVEGLTSYEPVDLDAEQRVHCYRRAVVGLRSHKDLSIDPRRAPNNYSMVDFKRFLMWRYSLPREHAIRMDEEPGKKPRLLVINRRSRRRFVNLDEIVAMAEGLGFDVASTELHAHIPEASATVNSFDVMVAVHGSGLTNLVFLPMNAVVVQVVPLGRMEGLAMDEYGVPPRDMNMRYLQYNITPEESTLSELYPRAHPVFLDPLPIHKQSWSLVKDIYLGRQDVRLDVRRFRPVLLKALHLLR; via the exons ATGAAGGCAGCTGCGAGGAGCAAGAAGAGCAGGGGCTCTTTCTGCCACCCCCCTCTGCTCCTGCTCATTGTGGCAATCCAGTTCTTGGTGATATACTCACCAACCCTTGATCAATACATGGTGATGCTAACCACAG GCAAGCCCGGGTTTCCATCAATGTTAATTGAAGGTAGGAGAGGCTTCAAACAAGTAG ATGAGTTCATTCCGGAGCCTCACCTGCGATGCGACTTCAGCGACAATAGATCCGACGTCTGCGAGATGGACGGCGCCATCCGCATCCTCGGGCGCACGTCGGAGGTGTTCCTGGTGGCGCCGAGCCTCGCCTccgtcctcgccggcggcggtggcgtgaaCGCGACGGGCGTGGACGCGAACGCGACGAGCTGGAAGATCCAGCCGTACACCCGCAAGGGCGAGAACCGCGTGATGCCGGGCATCACGGAGGTGACGGTGCGGCTggtgacggcggaggaggcgccgccgtGCGACGAGTGGCACGACGTGCCGGCGGTCGTGTACTCCAACGGCGGCTACTGCGGCAACTACTACCACGACTTCAACGACAACATCATCCCGCTGTTCATCACGTCGCggcacctcgccggcgaggtgcaGCTGCTGGTGACGCAGAAGCAGCGGTGGTGGTTCGGCAAGTACAGGGAGATCGTGGAGGGGCTGACGAGCTACGAGCCGGTGGACCTCGACGCCGAGCAGCGCGTCCACTGCTAccggcgcgccgtcgtcgggttGCGCAGCCACAAGGACCTCAGCATCGACCCGCGGCGAGCTCCGAACAACTACTCCATGGTCGACTTCAAGCGGTTCCTGATGTGGCGCTACTCGCTGCCGCGGGAGCACGCGATCCGGATGGACGAGGAGCCGGGGAAGAAGCCGCGGCTGCTGGTCATCAACCGCCGGTCCCGCCGCCGGTTCGTGAACCTCGACGAGATCGTGGCCATGGCGGAGGGGCTCGGGTTTGACGTCGCGTCGACGGAGCTGCACGCCCACATCCCggaggcgtcggcgacggtgaaCTCGTTCGACGTGATGGTGGCGGTGCACGGGTCGGGGCTCACCAACCTGGTGTTCCTCCCCATGAACGCTGTGGTGGTCCAGGTGGTGCCGCTGGGGAGGATGGAGGGGCTCGCCATGGACGAGTACGGCGTGCCGCCGCGCGACATGAACATGAGGTACCTGCAGTACAACATCACGCCGGAGGAGAGCACGCTGTCGGAGCTGTACCCGCGGGCGCACCCCGTCTTCCTCGACCCGCTCCCCATCCACAAGCAGAGCTGGTCGCTCGTCAAGGACATCTACCTCGGCCGGCAGGACGTCCGCCTCGACGTCCGCCGCTTCCGCCCCGTCCTCCTCAAggccctccacctcctccggtga
- the LOC102714196 gene encoding protein DETOXIFICATION 16-like isoform X1: MSGGGEVEAAAAEPLIVPALEPPPDEPAAVGAEVRKQAGLAAPLVACSLLQYSLQVVSVMFAGHLGELSLSGASVASSFANVTGFSVLLGMGSALDTFCGQSYGAKQFDMLGTHAQRAIFVLMIMGVPLAFVLAFSGQILIALGQNPEISSEAGLYALWLIPGLFAYGLLQCLTKFLQTQNIVHPLVVCSAITLVLHILLCWVMVHCFDLGNRGAALSISLSYWFNVILLAIYIKVSEVGRRSWPGWSREALKLKDVNMYLRLAIPSTFMTCLEYWAFEMVVLLAGFLPNPKLETSILSISLNTMWMVYTIPSGLSSAISIRVSNELGAGNPQAAQLSVFVSGIMCLTEGMLVAIITVLVRDIWGYLYSNEDEVVKYVAKMMPILAISDFMDGIQCTLSGAARGCGWQKVCSVINLCAYYTIGLPSAVIFAFVLKIGGKGLWMGIICAMTVQILALVVMLLRTRWNEEAEKARDRVQGSDGRMMLA; the protein is encoded by the exons AtgagcggaggcggcgaggtcgaggcggcggcggcggagcctcTCATCGTCCCCGCCCTCGAGCCTCCTCCTGAtgagccggcggcggtgggggcggagGTGCGGAAGCAGGCGGGGCTCGCGGCGCCGCTGGTGGCGTGTAGCCTTCTGCAGTACAGCCTGCAGGTGGTCTCCGTCATGTTCGCCGGACACCTCGGCGAGCTCTCCCTCTCCGGCGCCTCTGTCGCCTCGTCCTTCGCCAACGTCACCGGATTCAGCGTGCTG CTGGGAATGGGAAGCGCTTTGGATACATTCTGTGGACAGTCATATGGAGCAAAACAATTTGATATGCTCGGGACACATGCGCAAAGGGCTATCTTTGTTCTTATGATTATGGGTGTTCCACTGGCCTTTGTGTTGGCTTTTTCTGGCCAAATTCTTATCGCTCTTGGTCAAAATCCTGAGATATCATCTGAAGCTGGATTGTATGCTCTGTGGTTGATTCCTGGCCTTTTTGCATATGGTTTGCTTCAGTGCCTTACCAAGTTTCTGCAAACTCAAAACATTGTCCACCCGCTGGTAGTTTGTTCTGCGATTACCCTGGTACTTCACATTCTACTGTGCTGGGTCATGGTTCATTGTTTTGACCTTGGCAATAGAGGTGCAGCTTTGTCAATATCATTATCTTACTGGTTCAATGTGATATTGctagcaatatatataaaagtttctgaGGTTGGCAGAAGGAGTTGGCCTGGGTGGTCAAGGGAGGCACTTAAGTTAAAGGATGTTAACATGTATCTAAGGCTAGCCATTCCATCTACCTTTATGACTTG CTTGGAGTATTGGGCATTTGAGATGGTGGTTCTTCTTGCCGGCTTTCTACCTAATCCAAAACTGGAAACCTCAATTTTGTCAATAAG CTTGAATACAATGTGGATGGTTTATACAATTCCAAGTGGTCTCAGCAGTGCAATAAG TATAAGAGTTTCCAATGAATTAGGTGCTGGGAATCCCCAAGCAGCACAGTTATCAGTCTTTGTTTCAGGAATCATGTGCCTAACTGAAGGCATGCTTGTAGCTATTATCACAGTTTTGGTACGAGATATCTGGGGTTACTTGTACAGTAATGAAGATGAGGTTGTGAAATATGTCGCAAAAATGATGCCGATTCTTGCTATATCTGACTTCATGGATGGAATACAATGCACATTATCAG GCGCTGCTAGAGGCTGTGGCTGGCAAAAAGTATGTTCTGTTATCAACTTGTGTGCTTACTATACAATCGGTCTCCCTTCAGCTGTTATTTTTGCATTTGTTCTGAAGATCGGTGGTAAG GGGCTTTGGATGGGAATAATATGTGCCATGACAGTGCAAATTTTGGCGCTGGTTGTCATGCTGCTTCGTACACGCTGGAATGAAGAG GCTGAAAAGGCCCGGGATAGAGTTCAGGGTTCAGATGGAAGAATGATGTTGGCCTGA
- the LOC102714196 gene encoding protein DETOXIFICATION 16-like isoform X2, which produces MGSALDTFCGQSYGAKQFDMLGTHAQRAIFVLMIMGVPLAFVLAFSGQILIALGQNPEISSEAGLYALWLIPGLFAYGLLQCLTKFLQTQNIVHPLVVCSAITLVLHILLCWVMVHCFDLGNRGAALSISLSYWFNVILLAIYIKVSEVGRRSWPGWSREALKLKDVNMYLRLAIPSTFMTCLEYWAFEMVVLLAGFLPNPKLETSILSISLNTMWMVYTIPSGLSSAISIRVSNELGAGNPQAAQLSVFVSGIMCLTEGMLVAIITVLVRDIWGYLYSNEDEVVKYVAKMMPILAISDFMDGIQCTLSGAARGCGWQKVCSVINLCAYYTIGLPSAVIFAFVLKIGGKGLWMGIICAMTVQILALVVMLLRTRWNEEAEKARDRVQGSDGRMMLA; this is translated from the exons ATGGGAAGCGCTTTGGATACATTCTGTGGACAGTCATATGGAGCAAAACAATTTGATATGCTCGGGACACATGCGCAAAGGGCTATCTTTGTTCTTATGATTATGGGTGTTCCACTGGCCTTTGTGTTGGCTTTTTCTGGCCAAATTCTTATCGCTCTTGGTCAAAATCCTGAGATATCATCTGAAGCTGGATTGTATGCTCTGTGGTTGATTCCTGGCCTTTTTGCATATGGTTTGCTTCAGTGCCTTACCAAGTTTCTGCAAACTCAAAACATTGTCCACCCGCTGGTAGTTTGTTCTGCGATTACCCTGGTACTTCACATTCTACTGTGCTGGGTCATGGTTCATTGTTTTGACCTTGGCAATAGAGGTGCAGCTTTGTCAATATCATTATCTTACTGGTTCAATGTGATATTGctagcaatatatataaaagtttctgaGGTTGGCAGAAGGAGTTGGCCTGGGTGGTCAAGGGAGGCACTTAAGTTAAAGGATGTTAACATGTATCTAAGGCTAGCCATTCCATCTACCTTTATGACTTG CTTGGAGTATTGGGCATTTGAGATGGTGGTTCTTCTTGCCGGCTTTCTACCTAATCCAAAACTGGAAACCTCAATTTTGTCAATAAG CTTGAATACAATGTGGATGGTTTATACAATTCCAAGTGGTCTCAGCAGTGCAATAAG TATAAGAGTTTCCAATGAATTAGGTGCTGGGAATCCCCAAGCAGCACAGTTATCAGTCTTTGTTTCAGGAATCATGTGCCTAACTGAAGGCATGCTTGTAGCTATTATCACAGTTTTGGTACGAGATATCTGGGGTTACTTGTACAGTAATGAAGATGAGGTTGTGAAATATGTCGCAAAAATGATGCCGATTCTTGCTATATCTGACTTCATGGATGGAATACAATGCACATTATCAG GCGCTGCTAGAGGCTGTGGCTGGCAAAAAGTATGTTCTGTTATCAACTTGTGTGCTTACTATACAATCGGTCTCCCTTCAGCTGTTATTTTTGCATTTGTTCTGAAGATCGGTGGTAAG GGGCTTTGGATGGGAATAATATGTGCCATGACAGTGCAAATTTTGGCGCTGGTTGTCATGCTGCTTCGTACACGCTGGAATGAAGAG GCTGAAAAGGCCCGGGATAGAGTTCAGGGTTCAGATGGAAGAATGATGTTGGCCTGA
- the LOC102710796 gene encoding alpha-1,3-arabinosyltransferase XAT2-like: MAMKHHLARGRPEPRRVGNAAMVVTMLLSLCVLTYIKARYCSTPFPKAAEELEVVEIDEDYDSTRYKMTGPIGEEDFDPSRPTCYVTSKRSERCAAVGDIRVDGNHSKIYISPLDKEWKTKPYARRHDAVAMDDVREFTLVPFGGANDTAVPPLCTRNHSVPAFLFSSGGFAGNLYHDYTDVLVPLFTSTNHFGGEVQFLLSGIKDWWLDKFTPLFRQLSRYDVIDVDNDQEVHCFPRIFIGATFHRAMGIDPARSPGGVTVADFKRLLRRTFRLERAVASRTGAPRRDKPRLLIISRKSSRRFLNERAMAHAAALARFDVRIAEPDNHTDMPNFARLVNSADVMMGVHGAGLTNMVFLPSRAVLIQVVPFGGLEWLTRVTFKDPAKDMGVSYMEYNVSLDESSLKELYPRDHFYLQHPYDVHKKGWDAIKTVYLDKQNVMLNLTKLTNTLEEARSILP; encoded by the exons ATGGCGATGAAGCACCATCTGGCGAGGGGCCGGCCTGAGCCCCGGCGGGTGGGCAACGCCGCCATGGTCGTCACCATGCTCCTCTCCCTCTGCGTCCTCACCTACATCAAGGCCCGCTACTGCTCCACCCCCTTCC CcaaggcggcggaggagctggAGGTGGTGGAGATCGACGAGGACTACGACAGCACGAGGTACAAGATGACGGGGCCGATCGGGGAGGAGGACTTCGACCCGAGCCGGCCGACGTGCTACGTCACGAGCAAGCGGTCGGAGCGGTGCGCGGCGGTGGGGGACATCCGCGTCGACGGCAACCACTCCAAGATCTACATCAGCCCGCTCGACAAGGAGTGGAAGACCAAGCCGTACGCGCGCCGCCacgacgccgtcgccatggACGACGTGAGGGAGTTCACGCTCGTGCCCTTCGGCGGCGCCAACGAcaccgccgtgccgccgctctGCACCCGCAACCACTCCGTCCCGGCGTTCCTCTTCTCCAGCGGCGGCTTCGCCGGGAACCTGTACCACGACTACACCGACGTGCTCGTCCCGCTCTTCACCAGCACCAACCActtcggcggcgaggtgcAGTTCCTGCTGAGCGGGATCAAGGACTGGTGGCTCGACAAGTTCACGCCGCTGTTCCGGCAGCTCTCCCGGTACGACGTCATCGACGTCGACAATGACCAGGAGGTGCACTGCTTCCCGCGGATCTTCATCGGCGCCACGTTCCACCGCGCCATGGGCATCGACCCGGCGCGGTCGCCGGGAGGggtcaccgtcgccgacttcaagcgcctcctccgccgcaccTTCCGCCTGGAGCGCGCCGTGGCGTCCCGCACGGGGGCGCCCCGGCGGGACAAGCCGCGCCTCCTCATCATCTCCCGCAAGAGCTCCCGCCGCTTCCTCAACGAGCGCGCCATggcgcacgccgccgcgctggccAGGTTCGACGTGCGCATCGCCGAGCCGGACAACCACACCGACATGCCCAACTTCGCCCGCCTCGTCAACTCCGCCGACGTGATGATGGGCGTCCACGGCGCCGGCCTCACCAACATGGTGTTCCTCCCCAGCCGCGCCGTGCTCATCCAGGTGGTGCCCTTCGGCGGCCTCGAGTGGCTCACCCGCGTCACCTTCAAGGACCCTGCAAAGGACATGGGCGTCAGCTACATGGAGTACAACGTCTCCCTCGACGAGAGCTCGCTCAAGGAGCTCTACCCCAGAGACCATTTCTACCTCCAGCATCCGTACGACGTGCACAAGAAAGGCTGGGACGCCATCAAGACCGTCTACCTCGACAAGCAGAACGTCATGCTCAACCTCACCAAGCTTACCAACACGCTGGAGGAGGCTCGCAGCATCTTGCCCTGA